Genomic DNA from Vagococcus luciliae:
CAACTTGATGACCTAAATTAGCCAATTCAACAGATAATATGCCTGTTCCACAAGCTAATTCTAATATTTCTTTGGGATTATCACCTATGTGACGGGTTGTAAAATTCAACCAATCTTCATAAACCGTTTCATCCATGACTTCATCATAGATTTTGGCAAATGTTTTATACGTGGTCATTAACTTACTACCATGTTATCAATATTTACTAATGGGGCATCTGACCATAATTTTTCTAAATTATAGAATTCACGTTCTTCTCCATAAAAGACATGAGCGATCACATCACCTAAATCGATTAATACCCATCGAGCTGACTCTTTTCCTTCAACACGTCTAACCTCAATATTATGTTTGTATGCTTCATCTACGATTTCTTTTGCGATAGCTAATACCTGTTTATCACTATTTCCATGACAAATCACAAAATAATCTGCTAATAAAGATACCTTAGATACATTTAATCCCACGATATCCTCAGCACGTTTGTCATCTGCTGCTTTTACTACTAATTCTAAAATCTGCTCACTATTAATAATGAATCCCTCCTAATTACTTACAACCCAATAATTATATGTTTCCAATGTTTTTGGGTAAATCTTTTTTTTGCTTTTTAACAAATAATTTAATGTATGATACGTTTCATATGCTACTGCTTCATCTAAATCACGATTAGCACACTCTCTTGCTTCAATTACACCAGGAAAATCACGACCATCTTCAATATAGTCTGCTACATAAATGACTTTTGCTAACTCTGTCATCTCTTTAGCACCTGTTGTATGAAGTCTAATAGCATCGAGAATTTCTGGATTTATAATACCTAATTCTTTTTCAACTAAATAAGCACCTAACACACCATGCCAAATAGCATTTCCATAATCCAGTAAGTCATTAGAAAAATCATGTGATTCAATCAAATCTA
This window encodes:
- the rsfS gene encoding ribosome silencing factor encodes the protein MLELVVKAADDKRAEDIVGLNVSKVSLLADYFVICHGNSDKQVLAIAKEIVDEAYKHNIEVRRVEGKESARWVLIDLGDVIAHVFYGEEREFYNLEKLWSDAPLVNIDNMVVS
- the yqeK gene encoding bis(5'-nucleosyl)-tetraphosphatase (symmetrical) YqeK produces the protein MTTELVYGKKNTDLTREELMDKISQQMSEKRFQHVLRVEKKALELAEKYHVDKEEASIAALTHDYAKERLDDEMIDLIESHDFSNDLLDYGNAIWHGVLGAYLVEKELGIINPEILDAIRLHTTGAKEMTELAKVIYVADYIEDGRDFPGVIEARECANRDLDEAVAYETYHTLNYLLKSKKKIYPKTLETYNYWVVSN